A stretch of Suncus etruscus isolate mSunEtr1 chromosome 9, mSunEtr1.pri.cur, whole genome shotgun sequence DNA encodes these proteins:
- the LOC126018874 gene encoding desumoylating isopeptidase 1-like: protein MEPPHLYPVRLYVYDLSKGLARRLSPIMLGKQLEGIWHTSIVVHKDEFFYGASGISSCSPGGMMLGPPDRVVDVGSTEVTEEIFLEYLSSMRESEFRGEAYKLLDHNCNTFSNEVAQFLTGRKIPSYITDLPSEILSTPFGQALQHMLNNTQIQIPGTSTLDRPNGQK from the coding sequence ATGGAGCCGCCGCACCTCTACCCCGTGAGGCTCTACGTGTACGACCTGTCCAAGGGCCTGGCCCGGCGCCTCAGCCCCATCATGCTGGGGAAACAACTGGAAGGCATCTGGCACACCTCCATAGTTGTGCATAAGGATGAGTTCTTCTATGGCGCCAGTGGTATCTCCAGCTGTTCCCCGGGAGGGATGATGCTTGGGCCCCCGGACCGTGTGGTTGATGTGGGGAGCACTGAAGTCACAGAGGAGATCTTTCTGGAGTACTTGTCCTCCATGAGGGAGTCTGAGTTCCGAGGGGAGGCCTACAAACTCCTTGACCACAACTGCAACACCTTCAGCAACGAAGTGGCCCAGTTCCTGACTGGGCGGAAGATCCCTTCCTACATCACCGACCTTCCCTCTGAAATCCTCTCCACGCCCTTCGGACAGGCCCTGCAGCACATGCTGAACAACACCCAGATCCAGATTCCCGGCACCAGCACCCTAGACCGGCCCAATGGTCAGAAATAA
- the FIBIN gene encoding fin bud initiation factor homolog: protein MVLLKFLWMAFFYHLCQGYFDGPLYPEMSNGTLHHYFVPDGDYEENDDPEKCQLLFRVSDRRRCSQGEDSQASSLLSLTLREEFTVLGRQVEDAGRVLEGISKSISYDLDGEESYGKYLRRESHQIGDAYSNSDKSLTELESKFKQGQEQDSRQDSRLNEDFLGMLVHTRSLLKETLDISVGLRDKYELLALTIRSHGTRLGRLKNDYLKV, encoded by the coding sequence ATGGTGTTGCTAAAGTTTCTCTGGATGGCTTTCTTCTACCACCTGTGTCAGGGCTACTTCGACGGTCCCCTGTACCCAGAGATGTCCAATGGCACTCTACACCACTACTTCGTGCCCGACGGGGACTATGAGGAGAATGACGATCCAGAGAAATGTCAGCTGCTGTTCAGGGTGAGTGACCGGCGGCGCTGCTCCCAGGGGGAGGACAGCCAGGCCAGCAGTCTGTTGAGCCTCACCCTGCGGGAGGAGTTCACGGTCCTGGGCCGCCAGGTGGAGGATGCCGGGCGCGTCCTGGAGGGCATCAGTAAGAGCATCTCCTACGACCTGGACGGGGAGGAGAGCTATGGCAAATACCTGCGGCGGGAGTCGCACCAGATAGGGGATGCCTACTCCAACTCGGACAAGTCCCTCACCGAGCTGGAAAGCAAGTTCAAGCAGGGCCAGGAACAGGACAGCCGGCAGGACAGCCGACTCAACGAAGACTTCTTGGGGATGCTAGTCCATACCAGGTCTCTGTTGAAGGAAACGCTCGACATCTCTGTGGGCCTGAGGGACAAATATGAGCTATTGGCCCTCACCATCAGGAGTCATGGGACCCGGCtcggaagactgaagaatgattATCTGAAAGTTTAG